One window of Camelina sativa cultivar DH55 chromosome 4, Cs, whole genome shotgun sequence genomic DNA carries:
- the LOC104779796 gene encoding 50S ribosomal protein L15, chloroplastic-like — MAAPLSLSSNPLTSRHCYRLHFPSTSFKGSVSVLGANPSQIISLKLNQKVEKTRKQFGRPLVVASQTAATSSEGAVAPERFRLNNLGPQPGSRKRQKRKGRGISAGQGASCGFGMRGQKSRSGPGIMRGFEGGQTALYRRLPKLRGIAGGMRSGLPKYLPVNIKDIETAGFQEGDEVSLESLKLKGLINPSGRERKLPLKILGTGELSMKLNFKARAFSTQAKEKLEASGCTLTVLPGRKKWVKPSVAKNQARADEYFAKKRAAAAAEATTSEPAASA; from the exons ATGGCTGCTCCACTCTCACTCTCATCAAATCCTCTCACCTCTCGCCATTGTTACCGTCTCCACTTCCCTTCCACTTCATTCAAG GGAAGTGTAAGCGTTTTGGGAGCAAACCCAAGTCAGATTATTTCTCTCAAACTCAACCAAAAGGTTGAAAAAACCAGAAAGCAATTTGGGAGACCACTCGTTGTGGCAAGCCAAACGGCGGCTACGTCGTCGGAGGGAGCAGTAGCTCCGGAGAGATTCCGTTTGAATAATCTTGGACCTCAACCTGGTTCGAGAAAGAGGCAAAAGAGAAAAGGTAGAGGTATCTCTGCAGGACAAGGAGCGAGTTGTGGTTTTGGTATGAGAGGTCAGAAATCAAGATCCGGTCCTGGGATTATGAGAGGTTTCGAAGGTGGTCAAACTGCTCTTTATCGCCGTCTTCCTAAACTTAGAGGAATCGCCGGAG GTATGCGTTCAGGATTACCCAAATACTTACCCGTTAATATCAAAGACATCGAAACAGCTGGATTTCAGGAGGGAGATGAAGTTTCATTGGAGTCACTGAAGCTAAAGGGTTTGATCAATCCTTCTGGGAGGGAAAGGAAACTTCCTCTCAAG attttgggtACCGGAGAACTAAGCATGAAGCTCAACTTCAAAGCTCGTGCCTTCTCGACACAAGCAAAAGAGAAACTTGAAGCTTCAGGATGTACACTCACTGTGTTGCCCGGAAGGAAGAAATGGGTTAAGCCTTCGGTTGCAAAGAACCAAGCACGAGCAGATGAATACTTTGCCAAGAAGAGagctgcagcagcagcagaagcaaCAACTTCAGAGCCTGCAGCTTCTGCTTAA
- the LOC104779800 gene encoding putative pentatricopeptide repeat-containing protein At3g25970, whose amino-acid sequence MKALLASLLESSFNSFLKLSATHCYAIKCGYVSDVYVSNRVLGSCMKFGFLGYAHKLFDVMPHRDSVSWNTMISGYTSFGRLEDAWCLFKCMRRSECTVDGYSFSRLLKGIAFAKRLDLGEQVHSLIVKGGGYECNVFVGSALVDMYAKCERVEDAFEAFMEISEPNSVSWNALIAGFVQVRDIETAFWLLGSMEMKAAMTMDDGTFAPLLTLLDDPMFYNLLKQVHAKVLKLGLEHEITICNAMISSYADCGSVSDAKRVFDGLGGIKDLISWNSMLTGFSKHELKESAFELFIEMQRTLIEADIYTYTGILSACSGEEHQIFGKSLHGLVIKKGLEQVTSVSNALVSMYIQLPTGAMKDALSLFESLKSKDLVSWNSIMTGFSQKGLSEDAVKFFSYLRSSKIEVDDYAFSAVLRSCSDLATLQLGQQIHALATKSSFELNEFVTSSLILMYSKCGVIKNARKCFDQVSSKDSTIAWNTMVLGYAQHGSGQVSLELFSQMCNQNVKLDHVTFTAVLTACSHSGLIQEGLELLNSMETHYRIQPRMEHYAAAVDLLGRAGLVNKAKELIESMPLNPDPMVLKTFLGACRACGEIEMATQVAKHLLEIEPEDHFTYVSLSHMYSDLKKWEEKANVKKMMKERGVKKVPGWSWIEIRNQVYAFNAEDRSNPLCQEIYLMIEDMAQEMQWLDSNNWFDQASLLGIIHL is encoded by the coding sequence ATGAAAGCGTTGTTAGCCTCTCTACTAGAGAGCTCTTTCAACTCCTTCCTAAAGCTTTCCGCCACTCATTGTTACGCCATCAAATGTGGTTACGTCTCCGATGTTTACGTCTCCAACAGAGTTTTGGGTTCCTGTATGAAATTTGGCTTCTTGGGTTATGCCCATAAGCTGTTCGATGTAATGCCTCATAGAGACTCCGTGTCTTGGAACACGATGATTTCTGGGTACACGAGCTTTGGCAGATTGGAGGATGCGTGGTGTTTGTTTAAATGTATGAGAAGATCTGAGTGTACTGTTGATGGGTATAGCTTTAGTAGACTGTTGAAAGGAATTGCTTTTGCGAAAAGGCTTGATCTTGGAGAGCAAGTGCATTCTTTGATTGTAAAGGGAGGTGGTTATGAGTGTAATGTGTTTGTTGGAAGTGCGCTTGTTGATATGTACGCGAAATGTGAAAGAGTTGAAGATGCTTTTGAGGCTTTTATGGAGATTTCTGAGCCTAACTCTGTTTCTTGGAATGCTCTGATTGCTGGGTTTGTGCAGGTTCGAGATATCGAGACTGCTTTTTGGTTGTTGGGTTCTATGGAGATGAAAGCTGCTATGACTATGGACGATGGTACTTTTGCTCCACTTCTTACTTTGCTTGATGATCCTATGTTTTATAACTTGTTAAAGCAAGTTCATGCTAAGGTTTTGAAACTTGGGCTTGAACACGAGATTACTATATGCAATGCGATGATCAGCTCTTATGCAGATTGTGGTTCAGTATCAGACGCGAAGAGAGTTTTTGATGGCTTGGGTGGCATAAAAGACTTGATTTCTTGGAATTCGATGCTCACAGGTTTCTCTAAACATGAGCTAAAGGAATCTGCTTTTGAACTGTTTATTGAAATGCAAAGAACTTTGATAGAAGCTGACATTTATACTTACACGGGCATATTAAGTGCTTGCTCTGGAGAAGAACATCAGATTTTCGGAAAGTCCTTGCATGGTTTGGTGATAAAGAAGGGACTGGAACAAGTAACATCTGTCTCAAATGCATTGGTCTCTATGTATATTCAGCTTCCTACAGGCGCCATGAAAGATGCTCTGTCTCTGTTTGAATCCTTGAAATCTAAGGATCTTGTCTCTTGGAATTCAATTATGACAGGGTTCTCCCAAAAGGGTCTCAGTGAGGATGCGGTGAAGTTCTTTAGCTACTTAAGGTCTTCAAAGATAGAAGTGGACGATTACGCTTTCTCTGCTGTTCTTAGATCATGCTCAGACCTTGCAACACTCCAATTAGGTCAGCAGATTCACGCACTCGCCACTAAATCAAGCTTCGAGTTGAACGAGTTTGTAACCAGTTCTCTGATCTTGATGTACTCGAAATGTGGAGTAATCAAGAACGCGCGAAAGTGCTTCGACCAGGTTTCCTCCAAAGACAGTACAATAGCTTGGAACACAATGGTGCTAGGATACGCTCAACACGGTTCAGGTCAAGTCTCTCTTGAACTCTTCTCCCAAATGTGTAACCAAAACGTGAAACTAGACCATGTAACCTTCACAGCAGTTCTAACAGCTTGTAGCCACTCCGGTTTAATACAAGAGGGACTCGAGCTGCTCAACTCGATGGAAACGCATTACAGAATCCAACCTCGAATGGAACATTACGCAGCTGCGGTTGATCTCTTAGGCAGAGCAGGGCTCGTGAACAAAGCGAAAGAGTTAATCGAATCAATGCCATTGAACCCTGATCCAATGGTGTTGAAAACTTTCCTAGGAGCTTGCAGGGCTTGTGGGGAGATAGAAATGGCTACTCAAGTGGCTAAACATTTGCTAGAGATCGAACCAGAAGATCATTTTACATATGTTTCGTTGTCTCATATGTATAGTGATCTCAAGAAATGGGAAGAGAAAGCGaatgtgaagaagatgatgaaggagagAGGTGTTAAGAAAGTTCCAGGTTGGAGCTGGATTGAGATTAGAAATCAAGTTTATGCCTTCAATGCCGAAGACCGATCAAATCCTCTGTGTCAAGAGATTTATTTAATGATTGAAGATATGGCTCAGGAAATGCAGTGGCTTGATTCTAATAATTGGTTTGATCAAGCATCACTTCTTGGTATAATTCACCTTTAG
- the LOC104779798 gene encoding uncharacterized protein LOC104779798, translating into MKKSRESGFLFCGLCGTMLILKSTKSAECPLCKTMRNAKDIIDKNIAYTVSAEDIRRELGISLFGEKAQEDAELPKIKKACEKCQHPELVYTTR; encoded by the exons ATGAAGAAATCTCGAGAAAGTGGTTTCTTGTTCTGTGGTTTGTGTGGGACGATGCTGATCTTGAAATCAACCAAGTCTGCAGAATGTCCACTTTGCAAAACAATGAGAAATGCTAAAG ATATCATTGACAAGAACATAGCTTACACAGTTTCTGCTGAG GATATCAGAAGAGAATTAGGAATATCTCTGTTTGGTGAAAAGGCGCAGGAAGACGCAGAGCTGCCAAAG ATCAAAAAGGCGTGCGAGAAATGCCAGCACCCAGAGCTTGTATACACAACCAGATAG
- the LOC104779797 gene encoding uncharacterized protein LOC104779797: MKNVMVIVDESNSSYDLLIWALENHKDTIESSKVFIFAIQPQNPFTPPTVLSSSLGFAQIFYPFSPHSELIRLAHEKNMKIALGLLEKAKNMCLNHGIKAETFTDAGDANDLIPKIIQERQIDVLVMSGQQTQKLKKCLYNTDCSLVVVKNRLVKE; encoded by the exons atgaagaatgttATGGTGATTGTTGACGAGAGCAACTCAAGTTATGATTTACTCATTTGGGCTCTTGAAAACCACAAAGATACCATTGAGAGCTCCAAAGTTTTTATCTTTGCAATACAGCCACAAAATCCCTTTACTCCTCCTACCGTGCTCTCTTCATCACTAGGCTTTGCTCAAATCTTCTATCCGTTTTCACCTC ATTCAGAACTCATAAGACTGGctcatgaaaaaaatatgaaaattgcTTTGGGTTTATTAGAGAAAGCCAAGAACATGTGTTTAAATCATGGG ATTAAAGCAGAGACATTTACAGATGCTGGCGACGCTAATGACCTAATCCCAAAGATAATTCAAGAGCGACAGATTGATGTATTAGTTATGAGCGGTCAACAaactcaaaaactcaaaaa GTGTTTATATAATACAGATTGTTCTCTTGTTGTCGTGAAGAACAGACTTGTCAAAGAATAA
- the LOC104779795 gene encoding uncharacterized protein LOC104779795 — translation MPKEKKDRSDKYRRLSPLCCESSLGLKKPSEKQVKEWEEARCPVCMEHPHNGILLICSSYENGCRPYMCNTSHRHSNCFDQFRKASKEKPPSLSLLHDQEESHVPTTTTETEDHVALDSTAGLNLGDEAAASEVIVANLGEGESRGEELVDEGIVATEDDQDKNKPPKLTCPLCRGHIKEWVVVEPARCFMNSKHRSCSCETCDFSGTYSDLRKHARVQHPGVRPSEADPERQRSWRRLERQRDLGDLISTLQSSFGGEERSSDELNLFDDGGLLTVFLLIRVFRPESSGPRSSWSGTSRARSQIGGRRRSSRPSRLWGESYEGNTGTSSRDEENNQSSDEQEAGSRRRRTRRRAFIDDDDDDDEEEEL, via the coding sequence ATGccgaaagagaagaaagaccgGTCGGATAAGTATAGACGATTATCGCCACTGTGTTGTGAGTCAAGCCTTGGTTTGAAGAAGCCTAGTGAGAAACAAGTTAAGGAATGGGAAGAGGCTCGTTGTCCTGTCTGTATGGAACATCCTCACAATGGGATTCTTCTCATTTGTTCTTCCTATGAAAACGGCTGTCGACCTTACATGTGTAACACTAGCCATCGCCATTCTAACTGTTTTGATCAGTTCCGCAAAGCTTCTAAAGAGAAGCCACCGTCTTTGTCTTTACTTCATGACCAAGAGGAAAGTCAtgtaccaacaacaacaactgagACAGAAGATCATGTAGCATTAGACTCAACTGCTGGCTTAAATCTAGGAGACGAGGCTGCTGCATCTGAGGTTATAGTTGCGAATTTAGGAGAAGGTGAGAGCAGGGGCGAAGAATTAGTAGATGAAGGTATTGTAGCAACAGAGGACGACCAAGATAAAAACAAACCACCTAAGCTTACTTGTCCGTTATGCCGTGGACATATAAAAGAATGGGTAGTCGTGGAACCTGCTCGGTGCTTTATGAACTCAAAACATAGAAGCTGTTCTTGTGAGACTTGTGATTTCAGCGGAACCTACTCCGATCTGAGAAAGCACGCAAGGGTTCAGCATCCTGGAGTAAGGCCATCAGAAGCAGATCCTGAGAGACAGAGAAGCTGGAGGAGGCTAGAAAGGCAGAGAGATTTAGGGGATTTGATTAGCACACTCCAATCTTCTtttggaggagaagaaagaagtagTGACGAATTGAATCTGTTTGATGATGGTGGCTTGCTTACAGTGTTCTTGCTCATCCGCGTGTTTAGACCAGAGTCAAGTGGCCCAAGGAGTAGCTGGTCAGGTACATCTAGAGCTAGGTCACAGATTGGTGGGAGAAGAAGATCTTCAAGACCTTCAAGGCTTTGGGGTGAGAGCTATGAAGGTAATACTGGAACATCATCTAGAGACGAGGAAAATAATCAATCTTCTGATGAACAAGAGGCTGGATCCCGAAGACGTCGTACTAGAAGAAGAGCTTTcattgacgatgatgatgatgatgatgaagaagaagagctgtgA